In one window of Desulfuromonas sp. KJ2020 DNA:
- the ptsP gene encoding phosphoenolpyruvate--protein phosphotransferase, which yields MTRPGKERLGVTTLEDISTLILQSHDLDETLKNIVTLVARRMKSEVCSIYLLDDDGLTLRLRATKGLSRRAVGKVTLQIGEGLTGMAAESRHAVAIQEPQSHPRYRYFKETGEERYHSFLGIPLFDRKSPLGVIVIQTKETRQFTPQEISALSTIAFQISSIVINANLLDSIRRKEEETSRFIRQLEESRKPLISPESNREGSRSAALRGTTAYPGVVSGPAHILDSGLGLADLGDEGQAQVEEEIARLDSAFEKTRIQTIFLEKRMAERLSESAAAIFHTHLMILEDRGFLERLHDEIKQGHGAAYSLKKIVGEYIEAFERMEDPYLRERAADMKDIGRRLAANLAGQEDHLPQFKEPGILVAREILPSDMAMLEAEYILGIATEAGERNSHAAIMAKSMGIPALVGVKGLLREVTPENQIILDANSGCLYIDPPQHVREEYRRLEEDSSRELHRLEEFRDFPAQTADGTRIILRANIGLVSDVSIAQRNGAEGVGLYRTEFPYMTRGNFPDREDQYQLYRRVVEGFPGQSVTIRTLDIGGDKALPYFSPPKEDNPFMGWRSVRVSLENQDIFCTQIEAILMAGVHGSVKLLLPMISTLDEVRACKKVMAQARANLDREGIAYARNVPLGIMIEVPAAVTIAEQLAREVDFFAMGTNDLIQYMLAADRNNPLVNRYYDPLHPAILRVLKDVTDVALKAGIDVCVCGEMASDPVNLLALVGLGIQEFSMAAPFIPRTKAFLRDLPDEVARKAVRKALGLSTSDQIRVLLMETLQKIEKTDSVTP from the coding sequence ATGACCAGACCCGGCAAAGAACGCCTGGGGGTAACCACCCTGGAGGACATCAGCACTCTCATCCTGCAGTCCCATGACCTCGATGAGACCCTGAAAAATATTGTCACCCTGGTGGCCCGCCGCATGAAGTCGGAGGTCTGCTCTATCTACCTGCTCGATGACGATGGCTTGACCTTGCGCCTGCGGGCGACCAAGGGGCTCTCGCGCAGAGCGGTGGGAAAGGTCACTCTGCAGATCGGCGAGGGTCTGACAGGCATGGCCGCCGAAAGCCGCCACGCCGTCGCCATCCAGGAACCCCAGTCCCACCCGCGTTATCGTTATTTCAAGGAAACCGGCGAAGAGCGCTATCATTCCTTTCTCGGCATCCCCCTCTTCGACCGCAAGAGCCCCTTGGGGGTCATCGTCATCCAGACCAAGGAGACCCGCCAGTTCACCCCCCAGGAGATCAGCGCTCTCTCCACCATTGCCTTCCAGATCAGTTCCATCGTCATCAACGCGAATCTCCTCGACTCCATCCGCCGCAAAGAAGAAGAAACCAGCCGTTTTATCCGTCAGCTTGAAGAGAGCCGCAAACCTCTGATCTCGCCCGAATCGAACCGGGAAGGATCGCGCAGCGCTGCCCTGCGGGGGACAACAGCCTATCCCGGCGTCGTCTCCGGGCCCGCCCACATCCTCGACTCGGGGCTGGGCTTGGCCGATCTTGGCGATGAGGGACAGGCCCAGGTGGAGGAGGAGATCGCGCGGCTTGACAGCGCTTTCGAGAAAACCCGCATCCAGACCATTTTCCTGGAAAAACGCATGGCCGAGCGCCTGTCGGAGAGTGCGGCGGCCATTTTTCACACCCATCTGATGATTCTTGAAGACCGCGGCTTTCTGGAGCGCCTGCACGACGAGATCAAGCAGGGGCACGGCGCCGCCTACTCCCTGAAAAAAATTGTCGGCGAGTACATCGAAGCCTTTGAGCGCATGGAGGACCCCTACCTGCGTGAGCGGGCCGCCGACATGAAGGATATCGGCCGTCGCCTGGCCGCGAACCTGGCCGGCCAGGAAGACCACCTGCCCCAGTTCAAAGAGCCGGGCATCCTGGTCGCCCGCGAAATCCTGCCTTCCGACATGGCCATGCTGGAGGCCGAATACATTCTGGGCATAGCCACCGAGGCTGGCGAACGCAACAGCCACGCTGCCATTATGGCCAAATCCATGGGCATCCCCGCCCTGGTCGGCGTCAAGGGCTTGCTTCGGGAAGTCACCCCGGAAAACCAGATCATTCTGGACGCCAACTCCGGCTGTCTATACATCGACCCGCCCCAGCATGTGCGCGAGGAGTATCGCCGCCTGGAGGAAGACAGCAGCCGGGAGCTGCACCGACTGGAGGAATTCCGTGACTTCCCGGCCCAGACGGCCGACGGGACGCGCATCATCCTGCGCGCCAACATCGGCCTGGTCAGCGACGTCAGCATTGCCCAGCGCAACGGCGCCGAAGGGGTAGGCCTCTACCGCACCGAATTCCCCTACATGACCCGCGGCAACTTCCCCGACCGCGAAGATCAGTACCAGCTTTACCGCCGGGTGGTCGAAGGCTTTCCTGGCCAGTCCGTCACGATCCGCACCCTGGATATTGGCGGCGACAAGGCCCTGCCCTACTTCAGCCCCCCCAAGGAAGACAATCCCTTCATGGGCTGGCGCTCGGTGCGGGTCTCCCTCGAAAATCAGGATATTTTCTGCACGCAGATCGAGGCCATCCTGATGGCGGGCGTGCATGGATCGGTCAAATTGCTCTTGCCCATGATATCGACCCTCGACGAAGTGCGGGCCTGCAAGAAGGTGATGGCTCAGGCCCGGGCCAACCTCGACCGGGAAGGGATCGCCTACGCCCGCAATGTCCCCCTGGGAATCATGATCGAGGTGCCGGCGGCCGTGACCATCGCGGAACAGCTGGCCCGCGAGGTTGATTTTTTCGCCATGGGGACCAACGACCTCATCCAGTACATGCTGGCGGCCGATCGCAACAACCCCCTGGTCAACCGCTACTACGACCCTCTGCATCCGGCCATTCTGCGCGTACTCAAGGACGTCACCGATGTGGCGCTGAAGGCAGGGATCGACGTTTGTGTCTGCGGCGAGATGGCTTCGGACCCGGTGAACCTGCTGGCCCTGGTTGGCCTGGGGATTCAGGAATTCTCCATGGCCGCCCCCTTCATCCCGCGCACCAAGGCTTTTCTGCGCGACCTGCCCGACGAGGTGGCGCGCAAAGCCGTCCGCAAGGCGTTAGGCCTGTCCACCAGCGACCAGATCCGCGTCCTGCTGATGGAGACCCTGCAGAAAATCGAAAAGACGGATAGCGTGACCCCATAA
- a CDS encoding NAD(P)/FAD-dependent oxidoreductase: MKSYDVIVIGAGAAGMFAAGFAALKGAKVLLLEKNRRCGAKILITGKGRCNLTNSEADPRKFIAPFGKNGKALLTALYAFGVADVMRFFEERGVPLKVERGGRVFPAQGDAGDVNRVLEKFVAEAGVELLTGCEVKDLAMEGDRLGAVQTSRGRFAADRFIVATGGLSYPETGCTGDGYDWAARCGHRVVTPEPALVAVRLREAWTAEVMDFNLKNVRITACLDGKPFEERFGEAFFTRGGIGGPIVLDMSSAIRDALKKGEVTLNLDLKPAVDAQTFDGRLQRELAEHSNRDFGNSLGALLPRDMIPLFLRLSGIDPQKKCHSITRQERQTLLGLFKALTLHVSGCEGFAKAIITAGGVSLGDIDMRTMRSKKVPNLFFAGEVIDLHAPTGGYNLQECWSTGFLAGTSAAAD, translated from the coding sequence ATGAAATCCTATGATGTCATCGTTATCGGCGCCGGCGCCGCCGGTATGTTCGCTGCCGGCTTTGCTGCCCTGAAAGGGGCCAAGGTCCTGCTGCTGGAAAAAAACCGGCGCTGCGGCGCCAAGATCCTCATCACCGGCAAAGGGCGTTGCAACTTGACCAACAGCGAGGCCGACCCACGTAAATTCATCGCGCCCTTCGGCAAAAATGGCAAGGCTTTGCTCACCGCTCTCTATGCCTTTGGCGTGGCGGACGTGATGCGATTTTTCGAAGAGCGGGGGGTGCCGCTGAAAGTTGAGCGGGGCGGGCGCGTCTTTCCCGCGCAGGGGGATGCTGGCGACGTGAACCGGGTGCTGGAGAAGTTTGTGGCCGAGGCCGGCGTCGAGTTGCTGACGGGCTGCGAGGTCAAAGACCTCGCCATGGAGGGCGACCGCCTCGGCGCCGTGCAAACCTCAAGGGGCCGTTTTGCCGCCGACCGCTTTATCGTCGCTACCGGCGGGCTCTCTTACCCCGAAACCGGTTGCACGGGTGACGGCTACGATTGGGCCGCCCGCTGCGGTCACCGGGTGGTCACACCTGAGCCCGCTCTGGTGGCCGTCCGGCTACGGGAGGCGTGGACGGCGGAGGTGATGGACTTCAACCTCAAAAACGTCAGAATTACCGCCTGCCTGGATGGCAAGCCCTTCGAGGAGCGTTTTGGTGAGGCTTTTTTTACCCGTGGCGGCATCGGCGGCCCCATCGTCCTCGACATGAGCAGCGCCATCCGGGATGCCCTGAAAAAGGGGGAGGTGACCCTGAACCTCGACCTGAAACCCGCCGTCGACGCACAAACTTTCGACGGCCGTCTGCAGCGCGAACTGGCCGAGCACAGCAACCGGGATTTCGGCAACAGCCTCGGCGCTCTGTTGCCCAGGGACATGATCCCGCTCTTTCTGCGCCTCAGCGGCATCGATCCCCAAAAAAAATGCCACAGCATAACCCGGCAGGAGCGTCAGACTCTACTGGGGCTTTTCAAGGCCTTGACTCTGCACGTCAGCGGCTGCGAAGGCTTTGCCAAAGCCATTATCACGGCCGGGGGGGTGTCGCTTGGCGATATCGACATGCGCACCATGCGTTCGAAAAAGGTGCCCAATCTTTTCTTTGCCGGCGAAGTGATCGACCTGCACGCCCCGACCGGCGGCTATAACCTGCAGGAATGCTGGTCGACGGGCTTTCTGGCCGGCACCAGCGCCGCCGCCGACTGA
- the htpG gene encoding molecular chaperone HtpG: MTSNKHEFKAEVNKILDLMIHSLYSHREIFLRELISNASDAIDKARYEALTDASLAEGGEGWKIQLIPDKEAGTLTVRDNGIGMTRDEAVEALGTIAHSGTKEFMKLLESREVKDNPELIGQFGVGFYSAFMVADKVTVMTRKAGTDPAHAVKWESNADGTYTLDDAQKATKGTDVILSLKEDAREYLEEWELRKIVKQYSDFIEYPVVMDVTRSQPDPDDKEKTVSETKEETLNSRKAIWLKDKTDISTEEYNEFYKHISHDFTDPARVIHYRAEGTTEFSALLYLPSKRPFDIFYQDYKVGPTLYVRRVQIMDHCEAMLPTYLRFVKGVVESSDLPLNVSREILQDNRIVTVIKKSLTKKVLDTLAEMKKEDIKAYEQFYEQFGRILKEGIHHDFERRETIADLLLFESTKTEPGQKITLAEYVERMPADQKEIYYITGADRASAEASPYLEVFKEKGIEVLIMTDDFDDIIISGLGAYKEKEFQSAIKGDLDLGDSQKEEKKKEYGDLLELMKEELKDLVSEVRISGRLKDSAVCLVAGEHDLDPKMVKMFEAMGQEVPKGQRVLEVNPGHELIARMKQLFAADRSSAQLKEYVGLLYDQALLLEGDKPRDPVAFARALSKLMAEGVSAGE, from the coding sequence ATGACGTCCAACAAGCATGAATTCAAGGCCGAGGTGAACAAGATCCTCGACCTGATGATCCACTCTCTTTATTCCCATCGGGAAATTTTCCTGCGCGAACTCATCTCCAACGCTTCCGATGCGATCGACAAGGCCCGCTACGAAGCCCTCACTGACGCCTCCCTGGCCGAAGGGGGCGAGGGCTGGAAGATTCAGCTCATCCCCGACAAAGAGGCCGGCACCCTCACCGTACGTGATAATGGCATTGGTATGACCCGCGACGAGGCGGTGGAGGCTCTGGGCACCATCGCTCACTCGGGTACCAAGGAGTTCATGAAGCTGCTGGAAAGCCGCGAGGTCAAGGATAACCCCGAGCTCATCGGCCAGTTCGGCGTCGGCTTCTATTCGGCCTTCATGGTGGCCGACAAGGTCACCGTGATGACCCGCAAGGCCGGCACCGACCCCGCCCACGCCGTCAAGTGGGAGTCCAATGCTGACGGCACCTACACCCTTGATGATGCCCAGAAGGCAACCAAGGGCACAGATGTCATCCTCAGTCTCAAGGAAGACGCCCGGGAATATCTGGAAGAGTGGGAGCTGCGCAAGATCGTCAAGCAGTACTCGGACTTCATCGAGTATCCGGTGGTCATGGACGTGACCCGTTCCCAGCCCGATCCCGACGACAAGGAGAAGACCGTCAGCGAGACAAAGGAAGAGACCCTCAACTCGCGCAAGGCGATCTGGCTCAAGGACAAGACCGATATCAGCACCGAGGAGTACAACGAGTTCTACAAGCACATCTCCCACGATTTCACCGACCCGGCCCGGGTGATTCACTACCGCGCCGAGGGGACCACGGAGTTTTCGGCCCTGCTCTATCTGCCGAGCAAGCGCCCCTTCGACATCTTCTACCAGGATTACAAGGTCGGCCCGACCCTCTATGTGCGCCGGGTGCAGATCATGGATCACTGCGAGGCGATGCTCCCCACCTACCTGCGTTTCGTCAAGGGGGTGGTGGAGTCCTCCGACCTGCCCCTCAATGTCAGCCGTGAGATTCTGCAGGACAACCGAATCGTCACCGTTATCAAAAAGAGCCTGACCAAGAAGGTGCTCGACACTCTGGCGGAGATGAAAAAAGAGGATATCAAGGCCTACGAGCAGTTCTACGAGCAGTTCGGTCGCATCCTCAAGGAAGGCATCCATCACGATTTCGAGCGCCGCGAGACCATCGCCGATCTGCTGCTCTTCGAATCGACCAAGACCGAACCCGGTCAGAAGATCACCTTGGCCGAATACGTCGAGCGTATGCCCGCCGACCAGAAAGAGATTTACTACATTACCGGTGCCGACCGCGCCAGCGCCGAAGCCTCGCCCTATCTGGAAGTCTTCAAGGAGAAGGGGATCGAGGTGCTCATCATGACCGACGACTTCGATGACATCATCATCTCCGGTCTCGGCGCCTATAAGGAAAAAGAATTCCAGTCGGCCATCAAGGGAGATCTCGACCTGGGCGACAGCCAGAAGGAAGAGAAGAAAAAAGAGTACGGCGACCTGCTTGAACTCATGAAGGAAGAGCTCAAGGACCTGGTCTCGGAAGTGCGTATCTCCGGTCGCCTCAAGGATTCGGCCGTCTGCCTGGTGGCTGGCGAGCACGATCTCGATCCGAAGATGGTCAAGATGTTTGAGGCCATGGGGCAGGAAGTCCCCAAAGGCCAGCGGGTGCTGGAAGTCAATCCCGGCCACGAGCTGATTGCCCGCATGAAACAGCTCTTTGCCGCCGACCGCAGTAGTGCCCAGCTCAAGGAGTACGTGGGGCTGCTCTACGATCAAGCCCTGTTGCTCGAAGGGGACAAGCCCCGCGATCCCGTCGCTTTTGCGCGGGCTCTGTCGAAACTCATGGCCGAAGGGGTCAGCGCCGGCGAATAA
- a CDS encoding RNA-binding S4 domain-containing protein — protein sequence MEEFALQGHEFVELSNLLKVMGLCHSGGSAKMAIAAGLVQVDGQVELRKRCKIRKGQVVAYEGLQVVIV from the coding sequence ATGGAAGAGTTTGCCCTGCAGGGACATGAATTCGTGGAGCTCAGTAATCTTCTGAAGGTCATGGGGCTGTGCCACAGTGGCGGGTCGGCCAAAATGGCCATCGCCGCAGGGCTGGTTCAGGTCGACGGTCAGGTGGAGCTGCGAAAACGGTGTAAAATACGTAAGGGGCAGGTCGTGGCCTATGAAGGCCTGCAAGTCGTCATCGTGTGA
- the dmpI gene encoding 4-oxalocrotonate tautomerase DmpI: MPIITLEGPPIAKPEVRRVFVEELTASAAKAYGLPKEKIIVLIRENAPEQVAVGGVLLADRQ, translated from the coding sequence ATGCCTATCATCACCCTGGAAGGACCGCCTATCGCCAAACCGGAGGTCCGGCGTGTGTTCGTCGAGGAACTGACCGCATCGGCGGCTAAAGCTTATGGACTGCCCAAAGAGAAAATCATTGTGCTGATCAGGGAAAATGCCCCCGAGCAGGTCGCCGTTGGCGGTGTTCTTCTCGCCGATCGCCAATAA
- a CDS encoding ammonium transporter produces MKKQILLIAAALVGGMPALALAEEAPVTEIAYILNTFSFLISGVLVMWMAAGFAMLEAGLVRTKNVATICLKNISLFGIAGILFYLMGYNLMYAGVDGGWIGSFGPWGADDAAALAGDYSAGYAAGSDWFFQMVFCGAACSVVSGCVAERIKLWSFLVFCAVLTGLIYPIQGSWVWGGGWLAEMGFSDYAGSTLVHSVGGWAALTGAIILGARKGKYRADGSINPIPGSNLTLATLGTFILWMGWFGFNGGSALALGSAGSAIEQSNVYINTNLAAAAGMIAAMLMVQVLYKKVDLTMALNGALAGLVSITAGPATPSPGLALLIGGVGGILVVLAVPFFDKFKIDDVVGALSVHLVGGIWGTLAVPISNSETSFLTQLIGVAAIGAFVVIASTIVWLLIKFTIGLRVSEEEEHQGCDQAELGLEAYPEFGRGSQMLR; encoded by the coding sequence ATGAAAAAACAGATTCTATTGATAGCGGCTGCGCTGGTTGGGGGAATGCCAGCACTGGCTTTGGCCGAAGAAGCCCCCGTCACCGAAATAGCCTACATCCTCAATACCTTCTCCTTTCTCATCAGCGGCGTGCTGGTGATGTGGATGGCCGCCGGCTTCGCCATGCTGGAAGCGGGTCTGGTGCGCACCAAGAACGTAGCCACCATCTGTCTGAAGAATATCTCCCTCTTCGGCATCGCCGGCATCCTCTTTTACCTGATGGGCTACAATCTCATGTACGCCGGGGTCGACGGCGGCTGGATCGGCAGCTTCGGTCCATGGGGTGCTGACGACGCCGCTGCTTTAGCCGGCGACTACTCGGCCGGCTACGCCGCCGGTTCCGACTGGTTCTTTCAGATGGTGTTCTGCGGCGCCGCCTGTTCGGTCGTTTCGGGCTGCGTGGCCGAGCGCATCAAGCTCTGGTCTTTCCTGGTTTTCTGCGCGGTTCTTACCGGCCTCATCTATCCCATCCAGGGCTCCTGGGTCTGGGGCGGCGGCTGGTTGGCTGAAATGGGTTTCTCGGACTATGCCGGCTCGACGCTGGTTCACTCCGTCGGCGGCTGGGCCGCCCTGACCGGGGCCATCATCCTCGGGGCTCGTAAAGGCAAGTATCGCGCCGATGGCAGCATCAATCCCATCCCCGGTTCCAACCTGACTCTGGCCACCCTGGGTACCTTCATCCTCTGGATGGGATGGTTTGGCTTCAACGGCGGCTCCGCCCTGGCACTGGGCTCGGCCGGCTCGGCCATCGAGCAGTCCAACGTCTACATCAACACCAATCTGGCGGCCGCCGCCGGCATGATTGCCGCCATGCTTATGGTTCAGGTGCTTTACAAGAAGGTCGACCTGACCATGGCTCTCAACGGCGCGCTGGCGGGTCTGGTCAGCATTACCGCCGGCCCGGCGACTCCTTCTCCCGGTCTGGCCCTGCTCATCGGCGGCGTCGGCGGCATTCTGGTGGTGCTGGCGGTACCTTTCTTCGACAAGTTCAAGATCGATGACGTGGTCGGTGCCCTCTCGGTTCACCTGGTCGGCGGCATCTGGGGAACCCTGGCGGTACCCATCTCCAACAGTGAAACAAGTTTTCTGACCCAGTTGATCGGTGTAGCCGCCATCGGGGCCTTCGTGGTAATCGCCAGTACCATCGTCTGGCTGCTCATCAAATTCACCATCGGTCTGCGGGTCTCGGAAGAAGAAGAACATCAGGGTTGTGACCAGGCCGAACTGGGTCTGGAGGCCTATCCTGAGTTCGGTCGCGGTTCCCAGATGCTTCGCTGA
- a CDS encoding patatin-like phospholipase family protein produces the protein MISALRHLGRRFTRRRGPDSVALALSGGAVLGAAHIGVLKALEERQVPVSRLAGTSIGAFVAALYAFGKTPDEIADIVIDLDWLDISRFTLSRFGLLSNSEMGKNITDVLGEVRIEDAPIPLSMIATDLSSGEMVVLEQGDVATAVMASACLPGIFIPVEMGERLLCDGGLVENLPVSPLLKANAGYVIGVDLNARRRYQRPNDIIDLMVNVVDISIDHASRVQAKKVDLLITPELGTFSRTDTSRIAELIDHGYKTAVKALDAAGLKGP, from the coding sequence ATGATCTCTGCATTGCGCCATCTTGGCCGCCGTTTTACCCGCCGGCGCGGCCCGGATTCAGTAGCCCTGGCCTTAAGCGGTGGGGCGGTGCTCGGTGCCGCCCACATCGGCGTGCTCAAAGCTCTGGAAGAACGTCAGGTTCCTGTGTCGCGCCTGGCCGGCACCAGTATCGGCGCTTTTGTGGCGGCCCTCTACGCCTTCGGCAAGACTCCGGACGAGATCGCCGATATTGTCATCGATCTGGACTGGCTCGATATCAGCCGCTTCACCCTGTCGCGCTTCGGCCTGCTTTCCAACAGCGAAATGGGCAAGAACATCACTGATGTGCTGGGCGAGGTGCGCATCGAGGACGCCCCTATCCCCCTTTCCATGATTGCCACCGATCTTTCCAGCGGCGAGATGGTCGTGCTGGAGCAGGGGGACGTTGCTACGGCCGTCATGGCCAGTGCCTGTCTGCCAGGGATCTTCATCCCCGTCGAAATGGGCGAGAGGCTCCTCTGTGACGGCGGCCTGGTGGAGAACCTGCCCGTTTCGCCACTGCTGAAAGCTAACGCTGGCTATGTCATTGGCGTCGATCTCAACGCCCGTCGCCGCTACCAGCGCCCCAATGACATTATCGACCTGATGGTCAATGTTGTGGATATCTCCATCGACCATGCCAGCCGCGTCCAGGCCAAAAAGGTCGACCTGCTCATTACGCCGGAGCTGGGCACCTTCAGTCGTACGGACACCAGCCGCATCGCTGAACTGATCGACCATGGCTATAAAACGGCCGTCAAAGCCCTTGACGCGGCGGGACTGAAAGGCCCCTGA
- a CDS encoding P-II family nitrogen regulator translates to MKKIECIIKPFKLEDVKSALSDLGISGMTVSEVRGFGRQKGHTELYRGAEYQIDFIPKVKIELVIASEQVAPVVDAVQRAAATGRIGDGKIFVLDVEESIRIRTGETGVDSL, encoded by the coding sequence ATGAAAAAGATCGAATGTATTATCAAGCCTTTCAAACTCGAAGACGTCAAGAGCGCCCTGTCGGATCTGGGTATTTCCGGTATGACGGTCAGTGAGGTCAGGGGCTTCGGCCGGCAGAAGGGGCATACGGAGCTCTACCGTGGCGCCGAATACCAGATTGATTTTATTCCCAAGGTGAAGATCGAACTGGTGATTGCCTCCGAACAGGTTGCACCCGTGGTTGATGCCGTCCAGCGGGCCGCGGCCACCGGGCGCATAGGGGATGGTAAAATTTTTGTTCTCGATGTGGAAGAGTCCATCCGGATTCGAACCGGGGAAACCGGAGTCGACTCCCTGTAA
- a CDS encoding O-acetyl-ADP-ribose deacetylase, producing the protein MKKSSMNVVQGDITRLEVDAIVNAANSSLLGGGGVDGAIHRAAGPQLLEECRTLGGCPTGEARITGGYRLPARYVIHTVGPVWHGGDRGEDELLAACYRNSLRLAEEKGLTSVAFPAISTGVYRFPIERASRIAVETVRQSLAAARTVRQVYFVCFSAADAVIYEGLLAKQDS; encoded by the coding sequence ATGAAAAAATCGTCCATGAACGTGGTACAGGGGGATATTACCCGGCTGGAGGTTGACGCCATTGTCAACGCGGCCAATTCCTCTCTGCTCGGGGGCGGGGGCGTCGATGGCGCCATTCATCGCGCCGCCGGGCCGCAGCTGCTGGAGGAATGCCGCACCCTCGGCGGCTGTCCGACGGGGGAGGCGCGTATCACCGGCGGCTATCGGCTGCCGGCTCGCTACGTGATTCATACAGTTGGCCCCGTCTGGCATGGCGGCGACCGGGGGGAGGACGAGCTGCTGGCCGCCTGCTACCGCAACAGCCTGCGTCTGGCCGAGGAGAAGGGCTTGACTTCGGTGGCCTTCCCGGCCATCAGTACGGGGGTTTACCGCTTCCCCATCGAACGCGCCAGCCGCATTGCCGTGGAGACGGTGCGGCAGAGTCTGGCCGCGGCGCGGACGGTGCGCCAGGTGTATTTCGTCTGTTTTTCGGCGGCCGATGCCGTCATCTATGAAGGCCTGCTGGCGAAGCAGGATTCCTGA
- a CDS encoding TorF family putative porin — protein sequence MKKLAIGMFMSMAVVFSTFSVATAAIEVEGDAYVGVADKYLWRGWNLSGSKAVLQGGVDVSANGFTLSYWSNIQLNSDADWRSGEATETDTTLDYSFDINELLSMSVGHIFYALDNINDTAEFYVGAGLNTLLSPALTVYWDYDEADDNGLFFAASIGHDFALTDELGLSLGALVSYNDGSDYSTGDYSDWHNYELSAGLSYALSDQVSLDASTLFSEGISDEARANLDSEMVSSLSVTFAF from the coding sequence ATGAAGAAGTTGGCAATCGGAATGTTTATGAGCATGGCTGTCGTCTTTTCAACCTTTTCTGTCGCCACGGCCGCTATCGAAGTGGAAGGTGACGCGTATGTCGGAGTCGCCGACAAGTATCTGTGGCGCGGCTGGAATCTCAGCGGCAGCAAGGCCGTGCTGCAGGGCGGGGTCGATGTCAGCGCCAATGGTTTTACTCTCAGCTACTGGAGCAATATCCAGCTGAACTCCGATGCCGACTGGCGCTCGGGTGAAGCGACGGAAACCGACACCACCCTCGACTACTCCTTCGATATTAACGAGCTGCTCTCCATGAGCGTCGGCCACATCTTCTATGCCCTGGACAATATCAATGATACGGCGGAATTCTACGTGGGCGCCGGACTCAACACCCTGCTGTCACCCGCCCTGACCGTTTACTGGGATTACGACGAAGCCGATGACAATGGTCTCTTTTTCGCCGCCAGCATCGGTCACGATTTTGCGCTCACGGATGAACTGGGTCTGAGCCTCGGTGCCCTGGTCAGCTACAATGACGGCAGCGACTATTCCACGGGCGACTACAGCGATTGGCACAACTATGAGCTCAGCGCCGGACTCAGTTATGCCCTGAGCGACCAAGTCAGTCTGGATGCCTCCACTCTGTTCTCTGAAGGGATCAGTGATGAAGCCAGGGCGAATCTGGACAGCGAGATGGTCAGCAGCCTGAGCGTGACCTTCGCCTTTTAA
- a CDS encoding MBL fold metallo-hydrolase gives MLRGILTTFCLAMTVTAAGATESLKTDVLTTSSGNLEITFVGHGSLMLTYGGRVIHVDPYSILADYTRLPKADLILVTHEHRDHLDAEAIRAVRQKGTRLIYTETCAGQLLGGEVVKNGDTTMFDGVRIEAVPAYNLVHKRDNGQPYHPRGVGNGYVLTFDNLRVYIAGDTENIPEMQALKGVDIAFLPMNLPYTMTPEMVAAAARSFRPAILYPYHFGDTDTTQLVELLKDDQDIEVRVRPMK, from the coding sequence ATGCTGCGAGGAATTCTGACCACGTTTTGTCTTGCTATGACCGTTACGGCCGCCGGGGCGACGGAATCTCTGAAAACCGATGTCCTGACCACCTCATCCGGCAATTTGGAGATTACCTTCGTTGGCCACGGCTCCCTGATGCTGACCTATGGCGGCCGGGTCATTCATGTGGACCCCTACAGCATCCTGGCCGACTACACCCGGTTGCCGAAAGCCGATCTGATTCTGGTCACCCATGAGCATCGTGATCACCTGGATGCTGAAGCCATACGGGCTGTTCGTCAAAAGGGTACCCGCCTGATCTACACCGAAACCTGCGCCGGACAGTTGCTCGGTGGGGAAGTGGTGAAGAACGGCGACACGACTATGTTCGACGGGGTCCGCATCGAAGCGGTGCCGGCCTATAATCTGGTTCACAAAAGAGATAACGGCCAGCCTTATCACCCCCGGGGGGTGGGCAACGGCTATGTGCTGACCTTCGACAACCTCAGGGTGTACATCGCGGGCGATACGGAAAACATTCCGGAGATGCAGGCGCTCAAAGGGGTGGACATCGCCTTTCTGCCCATGAATCTCCCTTATACCATGACGCCTGAGATGGTCGCGGCGGCGGCCCGCTCGTTCCGGCCGGCGATCCTCTATCCTTACCACTTTGGCGACACGGATACGACGCAACTGGTCGAGCTGCTCAAGGACGACCAGGATATCGAGGTGCGCGTGCGTCCCATGAAATGA